The Bacteroidota bacterium genome has a segment encoding these proteins:
- a CDS encoding HAD family hydrolase encodes MLHPSAINKSWTLFLDRDGVINRRLPDDYVKHPGEFEMLPGAAQAVAKLSKHFGRIVVVTNQQGIGKGLYSEADLAAVHEKMHAAFAEAGVKIDAVYFAPQLSHENSPMRKPGIGMALKAKEDFPEIDFSLALMVGDSASDLRFASNADMFAIFIGDKIPEGETAIFAMPDLTGVANWVNNY; translated from the coding sequence ATGCTGCACCCTTCCGCCATCAACAAATCGTGGACCCTCTTTCTCGACCGCGACGGCGTAATAAACCGCCGTTTGCCGGATGATTATGTAAAACATCCCGGCGAGTTTGAAATGCTCCCCGGCGCAGCACAGGCCGTGGCCAAACTGTCAAAACACTTCGGCCGCATTGTGGTGGTCACCAACCAGCAGGGCATTGGCAAAGGGCTTTACAGCGAGGCTGATCTTGCTGCCGTACACGAAAAAATGCACGCCGCTTTTGCCGAAGCCGGTGTAAAAATTGATGCGGTGTATTTTGCACCCCAACTCAGCCACGAAAATTCGCCCATGCGCAAACCCGGTATCGGCATGGCGTTGAAAGCAAAAGAAGATTTTCCCGAAATTGATTTTTCACTCGCACTCATGGTTGGCGATTCGGCCAGCGACCTGCGTTTTGCTTCCAACGCAGACATGTTTGCCATCTTTATCGGCGATAAAATTCCGGAGGGAGAAACGGCAATTTTTGCAATGCCCGATTTAACCGGAGTGGCAAATTGGGTTAACAATTACTAA